TGGCGGCTCGACGCCGACTTCGCCTTCGAGAACGGCTTCCGGATCCTCCAGTACACGCCACCAGGCTCCGGGTGCTCGATCCAGTTCGGCACCAATGTCACCTCAGCCGCGCCCGGCTCGGCCCAGGGCCTCTACCTTATCGTCTCGGACGTCGAGGCTGCGCGCCGCGAGCTGGCGGCCCGCGGTGTGGAGGTCAGCGAGGTGTTCCACGCCGGGACGCCGGGCGCTCAGTTCCAGCCGGACGGCAGCAGCGGTCGCGTGGGCGGGCCCGCGCCCGATCACGCCACCTACCGCTCCTTCGCCACGTTCCGCGATCCGGACGGCAATGGCTGGCTCTTCCAGGAGATCACGACCCGGCTGCCAGGGCGCATCGAC
The Gemmatimonadales bacterium genome window above contains:
- a CDS encoding VOC family protein, whose product is MSTTAVPSNATTSDTSVGKVDMKLEAVVIPVSDVDRAKEFYRKLGWRLDADFAFENGFRILQYTPPGSGCSIQFGTNVTSAAPGSAQGLYLIVSDVEAARRELAARGVEVSEVFHAGTPGAQFQPDGSSGRVGGPAPDHATYRSFATFRDPDGNGWLFQEITTRLPGRIDMDGTAFASAADLAGAMRRAETAHGEHEKRTGERDANWPAWYAAYMVAEQAGTELPL